In the genome of Thiomicrospira aerophila AL3, one region contains:
- a CDS encoding chemotaxis protein CheB, with translation MESNDPLQPAKYRGFVVALGASAGGLEALEKFFAACPTDTGLPFIVIQHLSPDHKSMMADLLGRYTVMPIKLVEEGMPIQPNHVYLIPAGTIMRVVSGHFVLTQKTPHVLSLPIDIFFTSMAEDYSDKAIGIILSGTGSDGTRGAYVINEAGGFLLAQSPKEAKFNGMPNSVIATGLIDDVLDAEHLASRLLDYIKNPQKIVKQDTAQPGLDYEDPTHLIFHYLAQTTGVDFHQYKQATVTRRIERRMQVKHIADVKDYAKLLEIDRTELANLRRELFIPVTRFFRDTPAFDDLQTIAIDDIVSKADNGNGIRIWSAGISSGEEVYSIAILFFEAFERARRWPNLKIFATDVNPQAIELASAGHYPESIAAEVSPERLQRFFSKSGSEYIVKPELRQVVVFAKHNLLADPPFTRMDLVTCRNTLIYFQAEPQNKALQSLQYATKPGGYLFLGSSESINAIAKGFDTVHAKSKIFRRNYVNMPLIGLDNSKNSLKRQPRLTRQFSKLNALETSEVALLDETSHQLISAYSPPGFLVNDHQEIIHLYGDVKPFYKIRAGAASMDITRILPDGLISVVSALLFKALKDQKIFYSDRLKLELEPENPCLLRVCVRPISSNADEKFALVLFEPLSLQDNDPQSQTINLDDETAARIEVLQQELAATRESLQATIEELETSNEELQATNEELMASNEELQSSNEELQSVNEELNTVNAEYQEKVLRLNQLNADLDTMAKAVGVATIFVDHNLNISRFSPDAVGLFKLRDSDLGRPLSDLHHSFDNEHLIDYFEQTLKTTLPFETELIHQNHKSYLLRILPYKIPSSDKHGAVASFIDVTGISDQ, from the coding sequence ATGGAATCAAACGATCCTCTCCAGCCCGCCAAATACCGTGGATTTGTTGTCGCCCTAGGCGCCTCCGCCGGCGGGCTTGAGGCGCTTGAAAAGTTTTTTGCCGCTTGCCCAACCGATACCGGTTTACCCTTTATCGTAATCCAACATTTATCGCCAGACCATAAAAGCATGATGGCCGATTTACTCGGACGCTACACCGTCATGCCAATTAAACTGGTTGAAGAAGGCATGCCGATTCAGCCCAACCATGTTTATTTGATTCCTGCTGGCACGATTATGCGCGTGGTAAGCGGTCATTTTGTACTCACCCAAAAAACGCCGCATGTACTCAGCTTGCCAATTGATATCTTTTTCACCTCGATGGCCGAAGATTACAGCGACAAGGCCATCGGCATTATTCTTTCAGGCACAGGCTCAGACGGCACACGCGGTGCGTATGTGATTAACGAAGCTGGCGGGTTCTTATTGGCACAATCACCAAAAGAAGCCAAGTTTAACGGCATGCCAAACAGCGTAATTGCTACCGGATTGATTGATGACGTGTTAGATGCTGAACACCTTGCTAGCCGACTCCTCGACTACATTAAAAATCCGCAAAAAATTGTTAAACAAGACACGGCGCAACCAGGCCTGGATTATGAAGACCCCACCCATTTAATTTTCCACTATCTGGCGCAAACCACAGGCGTTGATTTTCACCAATACAAACAAGCCACCGTCACCCGACGGATTGAACGGCGGATGCAAGTTAAACACATAGCAGATGTCAAAGACTATGCCAAACTACTTGAGATAGACCGCACGGAACTGGCAAATTTAAGACGCGAACTCTTTATACCGGTGACCCGTTTTTTCAGAGACACGCCTGCATTTGATGACCTACAAACGATTGCGATAGATGATATTGTCAGCAAAGCTGATAACGGCAACGGCATTCGTATCTGGTCAGCAGGCATATCGAGTGGTGAAGAAGTTTACTCCATAGCGATTTTGTTTTTTGAAGCCTTTGAACGTGCCCGTCGCTGGCCGAATTTAAAAATATTCGCCACCGATGTCAATCCGCAAGCAATTGAACTCGCCTCAGCCGGTCATTACCCTGAATCGATTGCGGCTGAAGTCAGCCCAGAACGTCTGCAACGTTTTTTTAGCAAATCCGGTAGTGAATACATTGTTAAACCCGAGCTGCGTCAAGTCGTGGTATTTGCCAAACATAACCTATTGGCAGACCCGCCCTTTACCCGAATGGATTTGGTCACCTGTCGAAATACTTTAATTTACTTTCAAGCCGAACCGCAAAACAAAGCCTTGCAAAGCTTGCAATACGCGACAAAACCCGGCGGCTATTTATTTTTAGGCTCGAGTGAATCGATAAACGCGATTGCCAAGGGCTTTGATACGGTTCATGCAAAAAGCAAAATCTTCCGCAGAAACTATGTCAATATGCCACTTATCGGCCTAGACAATAGTAAAAACTCGCTGAAACGCCAACCTCGCCTAACCAGGCAGTTCAGCAAACTGAACGCACTTGAAACGTCTGAAGTCGCACTACTTGATGAAACCAGTCATCAATTGATTAGCGCCTATTCTCCGCCTGGTTTTTTAGTGAACGATCATCAAGAAATCATTCACCTGTACGGCGATGTCAAACCCTTTTATAAAATTCGTGCCGGCGCAGCCAGTATGGATATTACCCGCATTTTACCGGATGGGCTTATCTCCGTGGTTTCCGCTTTATTATTCAAAGCATTAAAAGACCAAAAAATATTTTATTCTGACCGCCTAAAACTTGAACTCGAACCAGAAAATCCTTGCTTGTTACGTGTCTGCGTCAGACCGATTAGCAGCAATGCTGACGAAAAATTTGCTTTGGTGCTGTTTGAACCCCTTTCCTTGCAAGATAATGACCCGCAAAGCCAAACCATTAACCTCGATGATGAAACCGCTGCACGGATTGAGGTGTTACAACAAGAATTAGCGGCAACCCGTGAAAGCCTTCAAGCCACGATTGAGGAGCTTGAAACCTCTAACGAAGAACTGCAGGCCACCAATGAAGAGTTGATGGCCTCGAACGAAGAACTACAAAGCTCAAACGAAGAACTGCAATCAGTCAACGAAGAGCTCAATACGGTCAATGCCGAATACCAAGAAAAAGTGCTACGCCTTAACCAATTAAATGCCGACCTCGATACCATGGCGAAGGCTGTGGGCGTAGCGACCATCTTTGTTGATCACAATCTAAATATCAGCCGGTTCAGTCCCGATGCGGTTGGGCTGTTTAAGTTACGTGATTCAGACCTTGGACGCCCTTTGAGCGACTTGCACCACAGTTTTGATAACGAACATTTAATCGACTATTTTGAACAAACCTTAAAAACCACACTTCCGTTTGAAACTGAATTGATACACCAAAACCACAAGAGCTACTTGTTGCGGATTCTGCCTTACAAAATACCTTCAAGCGACAAGCATGGTGCTGTGGCTAGTTTTATCGATGTAACTGGTATTAGTGACCAATAA
- a CDS encoding BLUF domain-containing protein — protein sequence MFELVYTSRASSMMTEIELEELRNEAIYFNSMQQITGLLLYNNGIFLQLLEGEQHDVESLYSRIKQDFRHYDVRQIYSRPIDQRSFSSWSMRFINVSPHLRQSSHNILLKDKLDLTEDWILPNTAKMLIKAFQHL from the coding sequence ATGTTTGAGCTTGTTTACACTAGTCGTGCTAGTAGCATGATGACGGAAATTGAACTGGAAGAATTACGCAATGAGGCTATTTACTTTAACTCTATGCAGCAGATAACAGGACTGCTACTTTATAACAACGGGATTTTTTTACAACTTCTTGAAGGCGAACAACACGATGTTGAATCCTTATATAGCAGGATTAAACAAGACTTCCGTCACTATGATGTTCGCCAAATATATAGCCGCCCGATAGATCAACGAAGCTTTAGTAGTTGGTCAATGCGATTTATCAATGTATCCCCTCATCTGCGCCAATCCTCCCACAACATTCTCTTGAAAGATAAACTTGATCTTACCGAAGACTGGATTCTGCCCAACACCGCAAAAATGCTCATCAAAGCATTCCAACATTTATAA
- the hslO gene encoding Hsp33 family molecular chaperone HslO: MAQDSIQRFLFQDHAVRGQVLQLHQAWQAMLQDRHYPTNLQQLFGELTAFAVLLANGMKYEGRLTLQVQGKGPVNLLVVDIDDALQLRGVAKTQAPLTDLTGAQALLGDGQILVTLENRQTDHFYQSYVGRESDDLVQDLQGFLTQSEQLESRLFIAVSDTTIGALYLQKMPETDGHDADAWDRVSHLAATVKPEELLNLDSATLLTRLYHEEQVELFPARLPLYHCPGNREQVATMIKALGETEARAILAEQGEIVVHNDMCNRYERFNADDLDQLFKPA; encoded by the coding sequence ATGGCTCAAGATTCGATTCAACGTTTTTTATTTCAAGACCATGCCGTGCGCGGCCAAGTGCTGCAACTGCACCAGGCCTGGCAAGCCATGCTGCAGGATCGTCATTACCCCACTAACCTGCAACAGCTGTTTGGTGAGCTAACCGCCTTTGCGGTATTGCTGGCAAACGGTATGAAATACGAAGGCCGCCTCACCCTGCAAGTGCAAGGCAAGGGTCCGGTTAATTTATTAGTTGTCGATATTGACGACGCTCTGCAATTACGCGGGGTAGCCAAAACCCAAGCCCCCTTAACCGACTTAACCGGCGCACAGGCATTATTGGGTGATGGGCAAATATTAGTTACCCTAGAAAACCGCCAAACGGATCATTTTTATCAGTCTTATGTTGGCCGCGAATCGGATGACCTGGTGCAGGACTTACAAGGCTTTCTTACCCAATCAGAGCAACTAGAATCACGCTTATTTATTGCCGTTAGCGACACGACGATTGGCGCGCTCTATTTACAAAAAATGCCCGAAACCGATGGCCATGATGCCGATGCTTGGGATCGCGTCAGCCATTTAGCAGCCACAGTCAAACCGGAAGAATTATTAAACCTCGACAGCGCAACGCTATTGACGCGCTTATACCACGAAGAACAGGTTGAACTCTTTCCGGCTCGTCTGCCGCTCTATCACTGCCCCGGCAACCGTGAACAGGTCGCGACCATGATAAAGGCGCTTGGCGAAACCGAGGCGCGCGCGATCCTAGCTGAACAAGGGGAAATCGTCGTACACAATGATATGTGCAATCGCTACGAACGCTTTAATGCCGACGATCTAGATCAACTGTTTAAACCGGCTTAG
- the lipA gene encoding lipoyl synthase — protein sequence MQNYQEISLDTIGGLKARNQAMSKGEYKTKALKHRPDPERERLAKPNWIRAKLPKAKDIHRITELKQILREHQLHTVCEEASCPNLGECFGHGTATFMIMGDICTRKCPFCDVKHGRPKALDQQEPHHLATTIKAMQLKYVVITSVDRDDLRDGGARHFLACVQAIREHAPDTQIETLVPDFRGRLTVALDLLAQCPPDVLNHNLETVPRLYEQARPGADYQASLDLLQRFKTLHPQVKTKSGLMVGLGESYAEMLEVLKDLRAHQVDMLTVGQYLQPSVHHLAVERYWTPDEFKQLQNDAYALGFSHVASGPMVRSSYHADLQAKGEF from the coding sequence ATGCAAAACTATCAGGAAATCAGCCTCGATACCATTGGCGGACTTAAAGCTCGCAATCAAGCGATGAGTAAAGGCGAATATAAAACCAAAGCGCTCAAGCACCGCCCCGACCCTGAACGTGAACGCTTGGCCAAACCTAATTGGATTCGCGCCAAACTGCCCAAGGCCAAGGACATTCATCGCATTACCGAACTCAAGCAAATCCTGCGTGAGCATCAACTGCACACGGTTTGTGAAGAAGCTTCTTGCCCTAATTTAGGCGAATGCTTTGGTCATGGCACCGCGACCTTTATGATTATGGGCGATATTTGTACTCGCAAATGCCCATTTTGTGATGTCAAACATGGGCGTCCAAAAGCACTCGACCAACAAGAACCTCACCACTTAGCGACCACCATCAAAGCCATGCAACTTAAGTATGTGGTGATTACTTCTGTTGACCGCGATGATTTACGCGATGGCGGTGCGCGCCACTTTTTAGCCTGTGTACAAGCTATTCGCGAACACGCACCCGACACCCAAATAGAAACCCTAGTACCGGATTTTCGGGGTCGCTTAACCGTCGCGCTAGATCTGCTCGCTCAGTGCCCGCCCGATGTGCTTAATCATAATTTAGAAACCGTACCGCGCCTTTATGAACAAGCCAGACCAGGCGCTGACTACCAAGCGTCACTGGATTTGCTGCAACGCTTTAAAACACTGCATCCACAGGTCAAAACCAAATCGGGCCTCATGGTCGGACTCGGTGAAAGCTATGCCGAAATGCTCGAGGTACTTAAAGATTTACGCGCTCATCAGGTGGATATGCTAACGGTGGGACAGTACCTCCAGCCGAGTGTTCATCACCTAGCCGTTGAACGCTATTGGACACCCGATGAGTTTAAGCAATTACAAAACGATGCTTATGCGCTCGGTTTTAGCCATGTTGCCAGTGGCCCGATGGTGCGCAGCTCTTATCATGCTGATTTACAAGCTAAAGGTGAATTTTAA